One Euphorbia lathyris chromosome 1, ddEupLath1.1, whole genome shotgun sequence DNA segment encodes these proteins:
- the LOC136222314 gene encoding DNA topoisomerase 6 subunit B isoform X1 yields MENGGGSSESPTEPKKGKSKTPRKPKESVLKQKSPAEFFAENKNIAGFDNPGKCLYTTVRELVENSLDSAESISEIPLVEITIEEIGKSKFNSMIGLIDRERVDAALYDDYETTKAREKRLAKEARTQEIQAKNAGSGKKSKEQPAAKGMKGRGEASFYRVTCKDNGKGMPHDDIPNMFGRVLSGTKYGLKQTRGKFGLGAKMALIWSKMSTGLPIEISSSMKGQNYISFCRLDIDIHRNLPHVHLHEKRSNNDTWHGAEIQVVIEGNWTTYRSKILHYMRQMAVITPYAQFLFKFVADTSDKNVTVKFARRTDVMPPVPLETKHHPSSVDLLLIKRLIAETSKQNLLQFLQHEFVNIRKPLAERLIGEMGPDFTPKMAVKTLTDQQIVRIHQLFRQAKFDDPTGDCLSPAGEYNLRLGIIKELHPDMVATYSGSAQVFEGHPFMVEAGVSLGGKDVKHGLNIFRFANRIPLLFEQGADVVTRTALKRINWGNYKMNQMQDKIGVFVSIVSTKIPFKGTGKEYIGDDIAEIATAVKYAIQQCCIQLKFKIMKKMQAREQQERKRNLTKYIPDATGAVWDVLREIADAQAKKKKRYEKDSEMLEKVSAGLITKGTLTEKLSEYVEKVDYEMGLEYATQSGVSEEPREDVCIQSLEGENRFIDFRSPLFIFRLIT; encoded by the exons ATGGAAAATGGAGGAGGTAGCAGTGAGAGCCCAACTGAACCAAAGAAAGGCAAATCTAAAACTCCTAGAAAGCCGAAAGAAAGCGTTCTCAAGCAGA AATCTCCagctgagttcttcgctgagaACAAGAACATTGCTGGCTTTGATAAT CCAGGGAAATGCCTGTACACTACAGTGAGAGAGCTTGTTGAAAATTCGCTTGATTCAGCAGAGTCCATATCCGAGATCCCCCTTGTAGAAATTACAAT TGAAGAGATAGGGAAAAGTAAGTTTAATTCGATGATTGGTCTCATTGATCGAGAGCGTGTTGATGCAGCActttatgatgattatgagacAACTAAGGCTCGCGAG AAAAGATTAGCAAAAGAAGCTCGAACTCAGGAAATACAAGCAAAAAATGCTGGGTCAGGGAAGAAATCAAAGGAGCAGCCAGCAGCAAAGGGCATGAAAGGTCGAGGTGAGGCTTCATTTTACAGAGTCACATGCAAG GATAATGGAAAAGGAATGCCACATGATGATATCCCGAACATGTTTGGACGAG TTCTATCTGGAACAAAATATGGTCTCAAGCAGACACGTGGGAAGTTTGGACTTGGTGCGAAAATG GCATTGATATGGTCCAAAATGAGTACTGGGCTTCCTATAGAGATCTCGTCGTCAATGAAGGGCCAAAACTATATCTCGTTCTGCAGGCTGGATATCGATATTCATCG AAACCTTCCTCATGTCCATTTACATGAAAAACGGAGCAATAATGACACGTGGCATGGAGCTGAAATTCAAGTAGTCATTGAGGGAAACTGGACCACTTATCGT TCCAAGATTTTGCACTACATGCGACAAATGGCTGTTATCACACCCTATGCCCAGTTTCTTTTCAAATTTGTAGCAGATACATCCGa CAAAAATGTCACTGTAAAATTTGCACGGCGAACAGATGTAATGCCCCCTGTTCCTCTCGAGACGAAGCATCATCCATCATCTGTTGACTTGCTATTGATCAAACGCTTAATTGCAGAAACTTCAAAACAGAACCTTTTGCAGTTTCTTCAGCatgaatttgtaaatataaGAAAGCCACTTGCTGAACGATTGATTG GGGAAATGGGTCCAGATTTTACCCCAAAAATGGCTGTTAAGACTCTGACTGATCAGCAGATAGTTAGGATCCATCAGTTGTTTCGTCAAGCGAAGTTTGATGATCCTACTGGTGAT TGTCTTAGTCCTGCAGGGGAATACAATCTTCGTCTCGGAATTATAAAGGAGCTGCATCCTGACATGGTTGCCACTTATTCAGGCAG TGCTCAAGTTTTTGAGGGACACCCCTTCATGGTAGAAGCTGGTGTTAGTTTGGGTGGAAAGGATGTTAAGCAT GGTTTGAATATTTTTCGGTTTGCAAACCGTATACCACTGCTTTTTGAGCAAGGTGCTGACGTAGTCACCCGTACTGCTCTCAAGAGAATTAA TTGGGGGAATTACAAGATGAACCAGATGCAAGACAAGATAGGTGTCTTTGTGAGCATTGTGAGCACAAAAATCCCTTTTAAAGGGACTGGAAAAGAGTACATTGGAGATGATATTGCTGAGATAGCTACTGCTGTTAAG taTGCCATTCAGCAGTGCTGCATCCAgctaaaattcaaaattatgaaGAAAATGCAGGCTCGAGAGCAGCAGGAGCGCAAACGTAATTTAACCAA GTACATCCCTGATGCTACAGGTGCCGTATGGGATGTTTTAAGAGAAATAGCAGATGCACAAGCAAAAAAGAAGAAACGTTATGAGAAAGACTCAGAAATGCTTGAGAAAGTATCAGCAGGTTTGATAACAAAAGGCACACTAACAGAAAAGCTTTCTGAGTATGTCGAAAAG GTGGATTACGAGATGGGATTAGAGTATGCTACACAAAGCGGTGTAAGCGAGGAACCAAGAGAAGACGTATGTATACAATCGCTTGAAGGTGAAAATAGATTCATCGATTTTCGGAGCccattatttattttcagattAATCACTTAG
- the LOC136222314 gene encoding DNA topoisomerase 6 subunit B isoform X2, producing MENGGGSSESPTEPKKGKSKTPRKPKESVLKQKSPAEFFAENKNIAGFDNPGKCLYTTVRELVENSLDSAESISEIPLVEITIEEIGKSKFNSMIGLIDRERVDAALYDDYETTKAREKRLAKEARTQEIQAKNAGSGKKSKEQPAAKGMKGRGEASFYRVTCKDNGKGMPHDDIPNMFGRVLSGTKYGLKQTRGKFGLGAKMALIWSKMSTGLPIEISSSMKGQNYISFCRLDIDIHRNLPHVHLHEKRSNNDTWHGAEIQVVIEGNWTTYRSKILHYMRQMAVITPYAQFLFKFVADTSDKNVTVKFARRTDVMPPVPLETKHHPSSVDLLLIKRLIAETSKQNLLQFLQHEFVNIRKPLAERLIGEMGPDFTPKMAVKTLTDQQIVRIHQLFRQAKFDDPTGDCLSPAGEYNLRLGIIKELHPDMVATYSGSAQVFEGHPFMVEAGVSLGGKDVKHGLNIFRFANRIPLLFEQGADVVTRTALKRINWGNYKMNQMQDKIGVFVSIVSTKIPFKGTGKEYIGDDIAEIATAVKYAIQQCCIQLKFKIMKKMQAREQQERKRNLTK from the exons ATGGAAAATGGAGGAGGTAGCAGTGAGAGCCCAACTGAACCAAAGAAAGGCAAATCTAAAACTCCTAGAAAGCCGAAAGAAAGCGTTCTCAAGCAGA AATCTCCagctgagttcttcgctgagaACAAGAACATTGCTGGCTTTGATAAT CCAGGGAAATGCCTGTACACTACAGTGAGAGAGCTTGTTGAAAATTCGCTTGATTCAGCAGAGTCCATATCCGAGATCCCCCTTGTAGAAATTACAAT TGAAGAGATAGGGAAAAGTAAGTTTAATTCGATGATTGGTCTCATTGATCGAGAGCGTGTTGATGCAGCActttatgatgattatgagacAACTAAGGCTCGCGAG AAAAGATTAGCAAAAGAAGCTCGAACTCAGGAAATACAAGCAAAAAATGCTGGGTCAGGGAAGAAATCAAAGGAGCAGCCAGCAGCAAAGGGCATGAAAGGTCGAGGTGAGGCTTCATTTTACAGAGTCACATGCAAG GATAATGGAAAAGGAATGCCACATGATGATATCCCGAACATGTTTGGACGAG TTCTATCTGGAACAAAATATGGTCTCAAGCAGACACGTGGGAAGTTTGGACTTGGTGCGAAAATG GCATTGATATGGTCCAAAATGAGTACTGGGCTTCCTATAGAGATCTCGTCGTCAATGAAGGGCCAAAACTATATCTCGTTCTGCAGGCTGGATATCGATATTCATCG AAACCTTCCTCATGTCCATTTACATGAAAAACGGAGCAATAATGACACGTGGCATGGAGCTGAAATTCAAGTAGTCATTGAGGGAAACTGGACCACTTATCGT TCCAAGATTTTGCACTACATGCGACAAATGGCTGTTATCACACCCTATGCCCAGTTTCTTTTCAAATTTGTAGCAGATACATCCGa CAAAAATGTCACTGTAAAATTTGCACGGCGAACAGATGTAATGCCCCCTGTTCCTCTCGAGACGAAGCATCATCCATCATCTGTTGACTTGCTATTGATCAAACGCTTAATTGCAGAAACTTCAAAACAGAACCTTTTGCAGTTTCTTCAGCatgaatttgtaaatataaGAAAGCCACTTGCTGAACGATTGATTG GGGAAATGGGTCCAGATTTTACCCCAAAAATGGCTGTTAAGACTCTGACTGATCAGCAGATAGTTAGGATCCATCAGTTGTTTCGTCAAGCGAAGTTTGATGATCCTACTGGTGAT TGTCTTAGTCCTGCAGGGGAATACAATCTTCGTCTCGGAATTATAAAGGAGCTGCATCCTGACATGGTTGCCACTTATTCAGGCAG TGCTCAAGTTTTTGAGGGACACCCCTTCATGGTAGAAGCTGGTGTTAGTTTGGGTGGAAAGGATGTTAAGCAT GGTTTGAATATTTTTCGGTTTGCAAACCGTATACCACTGCTTTTTGAGCAAGGTGCTGACGTAGTCACCCGTACTGCTCTCAAGAGAATTAA TTGGGGGAATTACAAGATGAACCAGATGCAAGACAAGATAGGTGTCTTTGTGAGCATTGTGAGCACAAAAATCCCTTTTAAAGGGACTGGAAAAGAGTACATTGGAGATGATATTGCTGAGATAGCTACTGCTGTTAAG taTGCCATTCAGCAGTGCTGCATCCAgctaaaattcaaaattatgaaGAAAATGCAGGCTCGAGAGCAGCAGGAGCGCAAACGTAATTTAACCAAGTAA
- the LOC136222320 gene encoding putative F-box/LRR-repeat protein At3g18150, with product MSYENFLNFIDNTLILHDCSKIKKFHLSYDYHNKEDPQFTDKIRFATSKYVEDLYLSSNMQVRRLPEFLFNNSSLIKLRTESCNFRHNIGNVNWGNLKSLSISHCAYHLSDQALEHILSGSPLLELLELTNCYGFRKFVIASKSLKRLVIHQLQMVRVSVFEISCAKLEDLSLKGIVMRIPELFVQAIENVVSGSLLLESFELIFCDKIIEQLVIASKSLKRLVFKDIFGVFDIEISCPKLENLKFLGRLNVRTAKLTNLPSLLCAIIDFDHGAELKTRKSLIKEILQQLHHVKELGIGSWFIENLSAIKVQGLLSSMLNIKCLTLNPPDLNKHHSGIACLLRNSPGLEKLVVDMTFYDQIAYLQHSHDLRKLNDSRKKFWHSNTTVFDCLISNLKTIKIIDFPNQDDNRKLVMELVQFLLNNARVLEKMIVVLNDHRTYFPWNVSQELLSFPRYSPYAIIELLYS from the exons ATGTCTTATGAAAACTTCCTCAATTTCATTGATAATACCTTAATTCTCCATGACTGCTCCAAGATCAAGAAATTCCACCTCAGTTATGATTATCACAATAAGGAGGATCCTCAATTTACTGATAAAATCCGATTCGCAACAAGCAAATATGTGGAGGATCTATATTTGAGTTCCAATATGCAAGTTCGTAGGTTGCCGGAATTCCTTTTCAACAATTCTTCACTGATTAAATTAAGAACTGAAAGTTGTAATTTTAGGCATAATATTGGAAATGTAAATTGGGGAAATCTCAAATCATTGAGTATTTCACATTGTGCATACCATTTGAGTGATCAAGCTCTAGAACATATTCTATCTGGTAGTCCGTTACTCGAATTGTTAGAATTAACCAACTGTTATGGATTTAGAAAGTTCGTTATTGCTTCCAAATCGTTGAAAAGATTGGTTATACATCAACTTCAAATGGTCCGTGTTtctgtttttgaaatttcatgtgCAAAGCTTGAGGATTTATCTCTCAAAGGTATAGTTATGCGAATTCCGGAGTTGTTTGTTCAAGCTATTGAAAATGTTGTATCTGGGAGTTTGTTACTCGAGTCATTTGAATTGATCTTCTGTGATAAGATTATTGAGCAGCTGGTTATTGCTTCCAAGTCATTGAAAAGATTGGTTTTTAAGGacattttcggtgtttttgatattgaaatttcatgtccaaaGCTTGAGAATCTGAAGTTTTTGGGTCGTTTGAATGTTAGAACTGCTAAATTAACGAATTTGCCGTCCTTGCTTTGTGCTATTATTGATTTTGACCATGGTGCGGAGCTAAAAACTCGTAAAAGTTTGATTAAAGAAATTCTGCAGCAGCTTCATCATGTTAAGGAGCTAGGGATCGGGAGTTGGTTTATTGAG AATCTTTCAGCTATAAAGGTGcaaggtttgctttcttcgatGTTAAACATTAAATGCTTGACTCTGAATCCTCCTGATTTGAATAAGCATCATTCTGGAATTGCATGTTTACTTCGTAATTCACCCGGTCTTGAGAAATTAGTTGTTGATATGACGTTCTATGATCAG ATTGCTTACCTCCAGCATTCGCATGATCTCCGGAAGTTGAATGATTCTAGGAAGAAGTTTTGGCATTCAAATACAACTGTTTTCGATTGTTTGATATCAAATCTAAAGACTATTAAGATCATTGATTTTCCGAACCAAGATGACAATCGTAAGCTTGTAATGGAGTTAGTTCAATTTCTACTCAATAATGCAAGGGTGCTTGAAAAGATGATCGTTGTATTAAACGATCATAGAACCTATTTTCCGTGGAATGTTTCTCAAGAATTGTTAAGCTTTCCAAGATATTCTCCGTATGCCATAATTGAGTTGTTATACTCTTAA